Within the Malus sylvestris chromosome 4, drMalSylv7.2, whole genome shotgun sequence genome, the region ATGATTGTCGATTGTTGTGCGAAACATGTGAAGGTTTTTCAAGATGAGAAGCTTCCGCTGGATCTCACATTGTGCGGTTCAACCCTGAGAGCCCCACACAGTTGCCATTTAGAATACATGAAGAATATGAATTCCATTGCATCTCTTGTTATGGCAGTAGTTGTTAATGAGGGGGATGACGAGGTTACCGATCCTGATTCTGTTCcacctcaaaaaaaaaagagacttTGGGGTTTGGTAGTATGCCATAATACAAGTCCAAGATTTGTTCCTTTCCCTCTCAGGTATGCCTGTGAGTTTTTAACTCAAGTGTTTGCCATCCATGTCAATAAGGAAATAGAGTTGGAAGAACAGATGGTTGAGAAGAACATCTTGCGTACTCAAACGCTGTTGTGTGATATGCTGTTACGAGATGCACCCTTGGGTATTATGTCACAGAGCCCTAATATCATGGATCTAGTGAAATGTGATGGAGCTGCCCTATTGTACAAGAACAAGGTATGGAGACTTGGAATGACTCCGAGTGACTTCCAGCTTCATGACATAGCTTCATGGCTCTCCGAGTACCATATGGATTCTACGGGTTTGAGTACAGATAGCTTGTATGATGCAGGATTCCCCGGGGCTCTAGCTCTTGGTGATGTAGTATGTGGAATGGCAGCTGTGTGGTTAACTTCCAAGGACATTCTCTTTTGGTTTCGATCCCACACTGCTGCAGAAATTCGATGGGGTGGTGCAAAACATGAAGCCGGTGAGAAAGATGATGGTTGCAAAATGCACCCTAGATCGTCATTCAAGGCTTTCCTTGAAGTTGTCAAGACGAGGAGCTTGCCTTGGAAGGACTATGAAATGGATGCAATTCATTCTTTGCAGCTTATTCTGAGGAATGCATTCAAAGATGCCGGAACCACCTTGGAAGCAAACACGAAAGCAATCAATGTAAGGCTTAGTGACCTAAAACTTGAAGGGATGCAAGAACTGGAAGCTGTGACGAGTGAGATGGTCCGTTTGATTGAAACAGCGACGGTTCCCATTTTGGCTGTTGATGTTCATGGGCTGGTTAATGGGTGGAATACAAAAATTGGCGAGTTAACTGGTCTTCCTGTTGACAAAGCAATCGGAAAGCATTTGCTCTCACTCGTGGAAGATTCTTCGACTGACACAGTGAAAAAGATGTTGAACTCGGCATTGCATGGTATGTCACTCATTACTCTATTTGACATTTTAGGCATTTTAGATATTCAAATATTACTAGAAATAGCCATATGCTTGTATGGCTGTGGACGATGTTTTCAATTGTAGTCTTCTGTTTGTATTAAACTCGTCCTCTTTTTTCTCTTCTGATCAGGCAAAGAGGAACAAAACATCCAATTCGAGATAAAAACACATGGTTCTAGGGCTGACCTTGGTCCCATCAGCTTGGTTGTGAATGCTTGTGCAAGCAGAGACATTCGGGAAAATGTTGTGGGGGTGTGTTTTGTGGCACAAGATATCACTGGTCAGAAGAATGTGATGGACAGATTCACCCGGATTGAAGGTGATTACAAAGCAATTGTACAAAACCCTAACCCCTTGATCCCCCCAATATTTGGTGCAGATGAATTTGGCTGGTGTTCTGAGTGGAATTCAGCAATGACGAAGTTAACAGGATGGAAACGAGAGGAGGTAATGGATAAAATGCTTCTGGGAGAGGTTTTTGGGATCCACATGGCATGTTGTCCTCTCAAAAGCCAGGAATCTTTTGTAAATCTTGGTGTTGTCCTTAACCATGCCATGACAGGTCAGGTGTCCGAAAAGGTTCCCTTTGGTTTCTGTGCTCGCAATGGAAAGTACATAGAATGCCTGCTGTGTGTGAGTAAGAAATTGGACAGCGAAGGCTCGGTCACTGGGGTCTTTTGCTTCTTGCAGCTTGCTAGCCCAGAGCTGCAACAAGCACTTCACATCCAGCGCTTATCAGAACAAACTGCAGTGAAGAGATCGAAAGAATTGTCTTATATTAGAAGGCAGATCCGGAATCCTTTAGCCGGTATAATTTTTTCTTGGAAAATGATGGAGGATACTGAGTTGGGAGAAGAACAACAACAGCTTCTGCATACGAGCGCCCAGTGCCAGAACCAGCTCAACAAAATACTGGATGACTCGGATCTTGATACCATCATTGACGGGTATGATAAAGTCCAGTCGTTAAACACTGATTTTTTTTCACCTCGCTGTTTATCTTTCGTCTACATTTTTTACCTCATGTGAAGACAGTTCCCTCATAAAATTCTTGACTGCCTTCATCTTTATCAAGTCCTCAGCTACAAGGAATGAGATAATTAGTTTAGGTTACATAGAATGGTAGATTAAATGTGAACTTGTTCTTTTCTGTAGATGCTATTGATTTTGTTTATATTGACTGGTTGTTATGTTTCTGTGTTTTTCTGATCCCTCGACAGCTACTTGGACCTGGAAATGGTTGAGTTCACATTGCATGACGTACTGAATGCCGCTGTCAGTCAAGTCATGATGAAGATCAATGCCAAGAGCATCCGTGTTGTCCAAGATGCAGCGGAAGAGATCATGACTCAGACTTTATATGGGGATAGTCTTAGGCTTCAACAAGTCGTAGCTGATTTCTTAGCCGTATCAATTAGTTTTGTGCCAACTGGAGGCCAGCTTACTATCGAAGCTAATTTGACCGAAGATCAGTTAGGACAGTCCGTTCATCTCGTGCATTTGGAGCTCAGGTACAGCTTGGCAATTGAATTCATAACATTGATGTCTAATAGATATTGAATACTTAGTACGGATTTCATGTATAATTCGGTTGCTTGGATTACAAGTTAAGCAATTCGCACGAGACGCTGATTTGATATTTTGGATCAGGATCACACACGCCGGTGGTGGGATTCCAGAAGCATTGCTGAACCAGATGTTTGGAAATGACGGAGACATATCTGAGGAGGGCATTAGCCTGCTCGTCAGCAGCAAACTGGTGAAGCTCATGAATGGAGACGTTCGATATCTTAGGGAAGAAGGCAagtcaaccttcatgatatccGTGGAACTCGCGGCTGCATACAAGGTGAAGCCCTAAGACAAATTTCAACAGCAAAAGACACAGATCCTCAAGTGTACATACAGCCAGCCTAAAGGCGCGAGAGTTGAACGTTGTATCTTTGACATGCCTTGTAGTTTCAAATAACATCCTTTTTCCGTTGGACCACGGTTTAACCTGTAAATGCGCATGTCTGTCTCGTGTTCTTTAAGTGGTCTTTGGCTTGTGACGGATTTTGTAGAACTTGAGAGCAATGTGTGAAGAATAATTGAAAGAGAAAATGGTGAAAGATTTTGCAATTTCTGCTGAGGATGAAGTTTGTAATTGTCCGTAATTTAATGTGTTCGGCTTTGTTTTAGCTTAAGTAATAAAGGGACTTTGGTCACGGCTCATCTTGGATTCGATGTTCGAAGCTGGTAAACATCACGATGGTGGcataaaaaaactgaaatgtTTTTGTGAGTCTTTCAAACCTCTAGAAAAGTGGACTGCTGTGGTTTTATCACTAGTTAATcccatttttaaagaaaaataaaataaaagacatTGGTCGTTCAAATGATtagattgtttttattgatCTCAACAAGTGAAAATATTTAAATGGTGGAAAAATTGGGAAAATCTAGTATTGAAGGAAACAAATTTGCTTAAATCCCAAGCATGTAGCACTATAGTCCACTCATAAAGTAAGAATTAATTCCATTTTAAACTTACAGTAGGCGTAATCACATTAGTTGAAATAAATGTGCTCTTCATATTTGACCATTCATTTTAGATAGAGTTATCTATGGCTTCACTTCTCCTTCGTCTATTTTCACTCTTATTTTCTCTTTATTAAAATGAAAAacgagcaaaaaaaaaaaagtatggaaaaacaaaaatatgagtGTAGATATCACCGccttcctaaaccctaaaccatctCTCAACCACCCACCCACTATTATAATCTTTACCTTCACTCACAATGCCAACAACAAATATTACCAGCTTCAGCAACAGTTTCAATTATGGAAAGCGATCTCTGCAAATCGCGTAATGTCGAGCACGTGTTGTTGTTATATTTCCAGTGTTTCAGTATTCTAGTGCTAAAAGTGAACACAGGAATTCATgtcaaaagaacaaaagaaaaagaaaaacaaagctaAAGTTGCCACTTTTCTTTGTCCCCTCAATTCTTTCAAATTACAAGTTAACCCTGTTCATTAGCAACTTTTCATGTTCTAATGATTTTAGGAGAGGAAAATTAATGacaatgacttgaaaactttgagttttaacgataaggacaaaataaagggtaaaatgaatagtatcagaattgactttttagtgtaacgatgtgattttttgttaaaataaacagtactaggattttttcgttaaaggagagctttggaattttctttattattttttgtaacTTGCTGTGTTAATATTCTtagcttttcttttatttataattcTTTTGCTGGTTATTCACTTTATTGTGTTTATGTCTCGTAATCATGTCCCTAAGGTACCGTTTGATACGCAGACAAAATGGAATGGGATGGAATGAGACGAAACAGAATGAGACGGAACGAAGATTTCATGCTATGTTTGGTACACGCAGGATGGAATGGGGCGGTTGTTCCATTCTGCGTTTGTTAAGCACATGGCGAATGGAATCAAAAGATTAAATAACTAACTTACCCTTATTTTGTCTGTTATATGATGCAATGTTTATGTGATATGCTTAtctatgatatatttttttactgaaaatatgactttaacccttcaaattcaatttttttccatataaaacccgacataatttttttactcAAAAAAACCCAGTGACTAGGGTCCACCTAAGTGAATTCATTAATTACATATTACTTTACACATTTTACAATTTTTAGAAGCCTAAAACACCCCTATTGCATGTTTGATGTGCACAATTAAttctaaggaaaattaatgaaaatgacttgaaaactttgagttttaacgataaggacaaaataaaggataaagtgaatagtaccaagattaactttttagtgtaaaaatatggtttttcattaaagtgaacagtaccgggagcttttcattaaagttccttaATTCTATGCAGATTGTAAAAAGAGAGTTAATGATtttgcaaaaagaaaaataagacatTAATGTTAAAAAATTCATTGCATATTAATATCAAATATGAGAATTGTTGGCTTAATTCTATGTATCTGGCATTatgagttcatatatatatatatatatatatatatattttcttttttttacaataaaaaaaacctaatatatgtaataatacataaaaaaaagtaatttacctaccatgtacaaaaatgttatttgattcaaaatgtgtataaatatatatatatatatatatacacacacactgtatgtgtgtgtgtgtgtgtatttatataattagaccatattaatttacctacctactatttgaaatgttcatttccaattatgtaaaatattgtatacCTACAACAAAATATTGCATAAACTTAGGAATTGGATCATGCTTTTGATTTTATCTTTTACCTACAAACAATCATATACATAttactttatatatttttaccaaaaaatgtCCCTAATAggctaatatatgtaataatacatgaaaaataatttacctaccttgtatacaaaaatattatttgattcaaaatatataatctaggttttctcaaaaaaaaataaaaaaaaaaaaaaaatatatatatatatatatatctaggtgtagtgtgtgtgtgtgtactttttttattaattagaacaaattaattttcaataatttacctacaaaaaattataccccGTGTGTAATATAATATCTTTTTTTCACTAATACATGGAGAATAATTTTCCCATAACAAGAAGTGATATAAtttgatgtattatattgaaaaatattatgtCATACCTACATTTATACAACAATAAAACGTGCCTAATATATGCaacaatacatgaaaaataatttcccTACAAGTTAGAGAAgcgttatttgattcaaaatatataatacggatttagtataattttttttaataattggaacaaattaatttacttcccaattaatgcaaaatatatatatcacaaaaaGGTAAAGTTTTGGTATGATATGGATACAAATAATGCAATACAAcagtttatatattttatttcactttttctaCAACTTTTAATTTGGAATAAATTTAGGGATTTGGGAAAGTGGcatgggtgtaaataaattgttttgGTAGGTCAATAGTGTTTCAATGTGGCTACAGATTTTaaatttgggcttttattagACGTTTAAATGTAGATGAGTTTTTATGTAGGAATCATGAATTATAAGGGCCAAAATCTAAAGCACCCTATTTTTTTCACTAGCGAATATCAATACTTTTTTGTCGTTTTATTAATtcattttattaattgtttattATTTACACACTTTTTTATTCGACTCTGTCTCCCTCCCCTGTCTCTCtactttctcttcttccatatGCTTCTTGTTCTTCGCATGCCCAGATTGCTCCTAGTAAAAATCAAACTTGGTAAATCAAACCAATACTTTctcttcatttcattttctttctcttcaattcaaacccatatttctcttcttttaatttctttttcttcaaatcaaacacagaaaaattccaaattgttttttttttcaatttacagAGGCTTCGTCAGATCTGCAAATTCATTTCAATCAATTTCTGCAACATAGTCATCGTCCTCCATGTAGCGTTGTCGTCGTCCTCCTCCCTAGGCTTACGATGACGGCCTGGCTATGGTTATGGCGTCGGAGAAAAAGGTGGAGCGCAGAGGGACTGAATAGGCGGTGGTGGAGGAGCTTCGACATCATCAACAAAGGCCTTGGCCTCCTCTTTGCGCTTTTTGTCGTCGGCGAAAGAAGCCTGACGATGCTTGCTATGCGAGTCCTGGGTGTCACTGGCGACGCTCTTGTCGTGGGACTAGCAGGGAGGAAGGAGGAGGCGAGAGGAAGCTGGGTTTGCTGGGATTGGGTTAGCCATAGTTGGGTTGCTGGGTttgtggtggaggaggaggaggctacAAGAAAGAGGGAGGGTAGACGAGAGGGAGGCTATGGGAAAGAGAAGGAGGGTGGACAAtggaattaatgaaaaaaaaataggggtattgttgtccaaaaaattataattttgtgttccatggGCTGGAATAAGTCGCTTCAGGGGGAAGGTGAAACCAAAAAAATGACTAAAATTTGTTTCACGGGACAGCATGTCCCAGACaatttggcgcaccaaacgtgagaCGAGTGTGTTCTGTCTCATCTCACATACTAAACGGTACCTAATTGTCCCCAATAtttaaacacattcagccattaAACTTATACTTGAAGTTGATTAAGTAAACCCAATTCATGATTTCtggaaaaaattaagaaagttcTATGATTTGATTACCCGACTCTCGTAAAGCGAAGAGCCTCAATGGCTTGGGGTCGCCCTTTGATTAGCTTAATTTTCTCTCACTTTATTATTGTTGAGCCTACTAATCATGTTTCTGCAAGGAGGTTGTAGCTCAGTTGGTTTAAGACCATCCTCACTTGCAGCCGAGGTTCCGAGTAATAAGAACCCTAATTAGCCCCCAACAAACAAGCACATTGATCCACTAATACACTAGAACCTGATTAAAAATAAACCCAATTCATGATTCATGATTTCAGGAAATTAAGTATCAGTTTTAGTATAATTTCTTGCTTAATCCAAGTGAATTGTGGTACATAACACAGCGGTGAAAGTCAATGGATTCGTCTGCAAGGACGCAGCAAATGCAACAGCAGAGGACTTTTTCTTCACCGGACTAGCCAAACCAGGCCTCACCAACAACACATTCGGCTCCTTGGTGACTTTAGCCAATGTCGAAAAAATCCCCGGCCTCAACACCCTCGGCGTTTCGCTTGCCAGAATCGACTATGCCCCCGGCGGAATTAACCCACCCCACACTCACCCCAGAGCCACAGAAATTGTTTACGTTCTTGAAGGAGAATTGGACGTTGGGTTTATTACCACAGCAAACAAGCTCATCAGAAAAACTACTAAGCAAGGTGAAGTCTTTGTGTTCCCCAAAGGGTTGGTTCACTTCCAAAACAACAATGGGAAGAGCCCGGCTTCCATGATTGCCGCCTTCAACTCTCAGCTGCAGGGCAGAGTGAAAATCGCCCTCACATTGTTCGCTGCCACGCCGGAGGTGCCGGAGAATGTGCTGACCAAGACGTTCCAGGTGGGAACCAAGCAGGTTGACAAAATCAAGTCTAAGCTAGCACCCAAGGCCTAGAGGGCCGctttttctttgtgtttttaTAATTTGATGGACTGGGGTGATGATCATTGTATTTTCTCTTTGATTAGTCCAAACTAGCATTTGAGTCCGCACGATGCTGCGGGTTGTAAAATTCTGTTCTATGTATGAAATATATTGAAATCTATTTACATCCATAGCAGAATTTAAAAGTCATCcgaagtgtttttggagatcACAAAATATAAATGTTAGTGTAAATGTAGAAAATCTTAAATGCATTTGGGCACAAATACCCCAGAATTCTATAAAAAAGCTGAAATGTTTCTGTAAGTCTTCCAAACCTCTAAAAAAATGGATTGCCGTGGTTTTATCACTAGCTAATcccatttttaaagaaaattaaaataaaaagacatTGGTCATTCAAATGATtagattgtttttattgatCTCAATAGGTGACAATATTTAAATGGTGGAAAAATTGGGAAAAATTAGTGTTGAAGGAAACAAATTTGCTTAAATCCCAAGCATGTAGCACTATAGTCCACTCATAAAGTAGgaattaatttcatttttcactTACAGACATAAGCGTAATCACATTAGTTGAAATAACGTGCTCTTCTATATGTGCCAATATCCGACCATTCATTTTAAATAGAGTTATCTATGGCTTCACTTTGCTTTCGTCAATTTTCACACTCTCATTTTCTCTTTATTAAAATGAAAACGAGCAaaaagagaagtaaaaaaaagaaaagaaaaaaaaaatgtgagtgTGAATAGCACCGCCTTCCTGTAACCCAAACCTTCTCTCTCCCACCCACTTTTTTAATTGCGGAAGGAAGATTCTGCGACGGCCCAtcagttttgagttttagggttTTAGTGTGCCCACCGAATCAGTTCTGTCTGGATTCGCACATCGTCGCCCTCGTTCGTCGTTTCTCTCTTCATCTCATCTCCTTCGTTCAATTCTAATCCAGCAATCAAGCAACTAGTCCAGGAGCAAAATCTACACCTTGGGTTTTGACGATGGAGGTTAAGGTTGTTTCGTTCCCCGCCGAGAACCCTCCGCTCGCGGAGCTCGTCGCGGCCAAGCTCGCCGGGATTTCTCTCCCAACCGACGCCTCTCTCCCTCCTGATTCCCCTTATTCTTTTCAGTTCTCCAATGggtaaaccctaaaccctattaCTTTTCTCCGATGGTTATTTTTTATatcagtctttttttttttttttttttgcgaagGGTTAAATTAGATGTTGAATGCATCTGTGGATTTAGGTTGAAATTGCATGGAAAAAATGTACTTCTTCGATATATGGGTCGGATTGCGAAATTGTATGGGGAGAATGCATTCGAAGCTGGGAAGATTGATGAGTGGCTTGAGTACGCGCCTGTGCTCTCACAGGGTTCTGCATTTGAGAGTGCTTGTAAGCATTTGGATGAATATTTGGGAAGCAATACTTTTTTCGCCAATCAATCTTTGTCGATCGCGGATATCGCAATCTGGTCCGGTCTTGCAGGTATAGCTTTTGCTTCCCTCACGGTTTGTTGGACGTTGTTTATGATGTTTTTTAGCGTGATTATGAAG harbors:
- the LOC126618862 gene encoding phytochrome A-2-like, giving the protein MSSSRPSNSSSNSGRSRHSARIIAQTTVDAKLHADFEESGSSFDYSSSVRVGSSVGGDQQPRSDKVTTAYLHHIQKGKTIQPFGCLLALDEKTFKVIAYSANAPEMLTTVSHAVPSVGDSPVLGIGTDIRTIFTAPSASALHKALGFGEVSLLNPILVHCKTSGKPFYAITHRVTGNLIIDFEPVKPYEVPMTAAGALQSYKLAAKAIARLQSLPSGSMERLCDTMVQEVFELTGYDRVMAYKFHDDDHGEVVSELTKPGLEPYLGLHYPSTDIPQASRFLFMKNKVRMIVDCCAKHVKVFQDEKLPLDLTLCGSTLRAPHSCHLEYMKNMNSIASLVMAVVVNEGDDEVTDPDSVPPQKKKRLWGLVVCHNTSPRFVPFPLRYACEFLTQVFAIHVNKEIELEEQMVEKNILRTQTLLCDMLLRDAPLGIMSQSPNIMDLVKCDGAALLYKNKVWRLGMTPSDFQLHDIASWLSEYHMDSTGLSTDSLYDAGFPGALALGDVVCGMAAVWLTSKDILFWFRSHTAAEIRWGGAKHEAGEKDDGCKMHPRSSFKAFLEVVKTRSLPWKDYEMDAIHSLQLILRNAFKDAGTTLEANTKAINVRLSDLKLEGMQELEAVTSEMVRLIETATVPILAVDVHGLVNGWNTKIGELTGLPVDKAIGKHLLSLVEDSSTDTVKKMLNSALHGKEEQNIQFEIKTHGSRADLGPISLVVNACASRDIRENVVGVCFVAQDITGQKNVMDRFTRIEGDYKAIVQNPNPLIPPIFGADEFGWCSEWNSAMTKLTGWKREEVMDKMLLGEVFGIHMACCPLKSQESFVNLGVVLNHAMTGQVSEKVPFGFCARNGKYIECLLCVSKKLDSEGSVTGVFCFLQLASPELQQALHIQRLSEQTAVKRSKELSYIRRQIRNPLAGIIFSWKMMEDTELGEEQQQLLHTSAQCQNQLNKILDDSDLDTIIDGYLDLEMVEFTLHDVLNAAVSQVMMKINAKSIRVVQDAAEEIMTQTLYGDSLRLQQVVADFLAVSISFVPTGGQLTIEANLTEDQLGQSVHLVHLELRITHAGGGIPEALLNQMFGNDGDISEEGISLLVSSKLVKLMNGDVRYLREEGKSTFMISVELAAAYKVKP
- the LOC126618272 gene encoding rhicadhesin receptor-like, whose product is MTAWLWLWRRRKRWSAEGLNRRWWRSFDIINKGLGLLFALFVVGERSLTMLAMRVLGVTGDALVVGLAGRKEEARGSWVCWDWVSHSWVAGFVVEEEEATRKREGRREGGYGKEKEDLFHGTACPRQFGAPNVRRVCSVSSHILNAVKVNGFVCKDAANATAEDFFFTGLAKPGLTNNTFGSLVTLANVEKIPGLNTLGVSLARIDYAPGGINPPHTHPRATEIVYVLEGELDVGFITTANKLIRKTTKQGEVFVFPKGLVHFQNNNGKSPASMIAAFNSQLQGRVKIALTLFAATPEVPENVLTKTFQVGTKQVDKIKSKLAPKA